A genome region from Fusarium musae strain F31 chromosome 5, whole genome shotgun sequence includes the following:
- a CDS encoding hypothetical protein (EggNog:ENOG41~BUSCO:EOG09262H50): protein MVQPSPFLEPGTTTSTGDLAIVLLSRDNLQPITLEQSTGAVDGYLEGATLNTRFGSFPHSTLLGIPWGSQVRASNVDTGSRGRKRRREATDDDTPTTTGPDDDVADVTSKPAKKAVAAASGFIHILRPTPELWTSSLPHRTQVVYTPDYSYILQRIRAVPGTRIIEAGAGSGSFTHASARAVYNGYPKDENDKKGKVFSFEYHEPRYIKMQEEIHEHKLEGVVQLTHRDVYGEGFNVDGKSPQATSVFLDLPAPWEALHHLSRQKPDKVKKESEGADTPEWISPLDPKQSVHICTFSPCIEQVTRTIEELRLLGWKDIDMVEISARRINTIRERVGANLPAERGNVQTPANVKEAMQRLKEINRKTKEFHKVHFKSTNGDGDSSAMDVDTPASDSPKTDANGKVAEDSKPWMHGNLYHRPENDLKTHTSYLTFAVLPREWTEEDEAAAEAKWPCGKEGGVIGSLNRQARKQQTREKLAAKKKTEAGE, encoded by the coding sequence TTCTCTCCAGAGATAACCTTCAGCCTATTACACTGGAACAGTCGACTGGTGCAGTCGATGGATACCTCGAAGGTGCAACTTTAAACACGCGATTCGGATCCTTTCCTCACTCGACACTTCTTGGTATTCCATGGGGTTCCCAAGTTCGAGCATCAAATGTCGATACTGGCTCAAGAGGGCGAAAGCGCCGCCGCGAAGCGACGGATGATGACACACCGACAACGACTGGCCCAGACGATGATGTCGCAGATGTGACTTCTAAGCCTGCAAAAAAGGCTGTCGCAGCTGCGAGTGGTTTTATCCATATCCTTAGGCCGACTCCCGAGCTCTGGACAAGCAGTCTGCCTCATCGAACTCAAGTCGTGTATACTCCCGATTATAGCTACATCCTTCAAAGAATAAGAGCAGTTCCCGGTACTCGAATCATTGAAGCTGGAGCCGGCAGTGGAAGCTTTACACATGCCTCTGCGCGTGCTGTGTACAATGGCTACCCTAAGGACGAGAACGATAAGAAGGGAAAGGTTTTCAGTTTTGAATACCACGAGCCCCGGTATATTAAGATGCAAGAAGAAATCCATGAGCATAAATTGGAAGGCGTGGTGCAATTGACACATCGCGACGTGTATGGGGAAGGATTCAATGTGGACGGGAAGTCTCCCCAAGCAACATCAGTCTTTCTTGATCTCCCTGCGCCTTGGGAAGCGCTTCATCACCTTTCAAGACAGAAGCCTGATAAGGTAAAGAAGGAAAGCGAGGGTGCTGACACCCCTGAATGGATCTCACCTCTGGACCCCAAACAAAGTGTCCATATCTGTACCTTCTCTCCTTGCATTGAGCAAGTCACAAGAACAATTGAGGAGCTCCGGCTTCTTGGCTGGAAGGACATTGACATGGTGGAAATCTCGGCTCGACGGATCAACACTATTCGTGAGCGAGTCGGAGCAAATCTTCCTGCGGAAAGAGGCAATGTCCAAACACCAGCCAATGTGAAGGAGGCCATGCAAAGGCTCAAGGAGATCAATCGAAAGACGAAAGAATTCCACAAGGTGCATTTCAAGTCAACGAACGGTGACGGCGACTCATCAGCAATGGATGTAGACACACCTGCCTCAGATTCACCCAAGACCGACGCCAATGGAAAGGTTGCTGAGGATAGCAAGCCATGGATGCATGGCAACCTGTACCATAGACCTGAGAACGATCTCAAGACTCACACGTCATATCTCACCTTCGCTGTTCTCCCTCGAGAGTGGaccgaggaagacgaggcaGCAGCTGAGGCGAAGTGGCCATGCGGAAAAGAGGGTGGAGTGATTGGGAGCCTCAACAGGCAGGCTCGCAAGCAACAAACAAGGGAGAAGCTGGCAGCAAAGAAAAAAACAGAAGCAGGAGAATGA
- the SMD3 gene encoding small nuclear ribonucleoprotein Sm D3 (EggNog:ENOG41), translating into MTSTIGIPIKLLNEAQGHIVTLEITSGQTYRGKLLDAEDNMNVQLKDITVTARDGRVSHLDQVYIRGSHVRFFIVPDMLRNAPMFRSRNVRGRGVGLARGRATVSRARAGGRGGR; encoded by the exons ATGACTTCTACAATCGGTATTCCCATTAAGCTGCTGAATGAGGCGCAG GGTCATATCGTGACGCTCGAAATCACTTCTGGCCAGACTTACCGtggcaagcttctcgacg CTGAGGACAACATGAACGTTCAACTGAAGGACATCACCGTCACCGCTCGCGACGGCCGCGTCTCCCATCTCGACCAAGTTTACATCCGCGGCTCACACGTGcgcttcttcatcgttcCCGACATGCTTCGCAACGCCCCTATGTTCCGCAGCCGTAACGTGCGTGGTCGTGGTGTCGGTCTTGCCAGAGGTCGCGCGACGGTCAGCCGAGCGCGCGCAGGCggacgaggaggacgatAA